CACGGCAGGAGAGAGCAAGGTGCAAGCTGTGATCGCAGTATATAAAGAGCTTAAAGTAGATCTGTGGGCCGATTGGGCAATTCATCATTATACGGAAATTGCTTTTAACAGTCTGGACCGGATTGAAATTCCTATCCATAAAAAAGAGAAGCTCACAGAGTTAGCTAATTCCCTGCTGGTTCGCCAATCTTAAGGTTATGCTGATCGGGTCACAGGACCACCCGAAGTTCACCATTAAAATACCTTTCTATGAAAACAAAACTAAAATTATCTCTGCTTGACCACATCAATTATCCCGCTGATTTACGGAAGATGCGGGTCAGTCAACTCCCACAGGTATGTGAGGAACTGCGCTCCTTTATTATTGATACAGTAAGTTTAAATGGTGGACATTTCGGAGCAAGCCTGGGAACTGTAGAACTCACAACGGCATTGCATTATGTGATGAACACTCCTTACGATCAGCTGATTTGGGATGTTGGCCATCAGGCTTACGGACATAAGATACTTACCGGAAGAAAGCCCTTCTTTGATACCAACAGAAAGCATAAAGGGATCAGTGGTTTCCCAAGAAGAGATGAAAGTGAATACGATACCTTTGGGACTGGCCATTCTTCCACCTCTATATCTGCAGCACTTGGAATGGCCCTGGCAGCAAAACAGAAGGGCGAACATGATAAGCAGCATGTTGCTGTGATTGGTGATGGAGCAATGACTGCAGGCCTGGCTTTTGAAGCCCTTAATCATGCTGGTATTGCGGGAACTAACCTTATTGTGATCCTAAACGACAATTGCATGTCTATAGATCCCAATGTTGGTGCCTTAAAAGAATACCTCACACACCTTACCCTTTCAAAGGCCTACAATAAGATCAGAAGAAAAGTAGGGAATACACTTAATAAGATCCCGGTTGTTGGTGAATTTTCTAAAGACGTACTCAATCATGCTAAAGCAGGTCTGAAAAGTGCATTTGCAGAGCAGGCCAATTTCTTTGAAGCATTGAACATGCGGTATTTTGGGCCGGTCGACGGTCATGATGTGATCAAATTAACAGCTATCCTGGCAGACTTAAAACAAATTCCAGGGCCTAAATTATTGCATGTGATGACTACCAAAGGGAAAGGGTTTTTACCCGCCGAAGAAGAAAAAACCTTATGGCACTTTCCAGGGTTATTTGATAAAGTAACCGGAGAAATCCACAAAAAGGCATCGACGACCTTACAGCCACCAAAATACCAGGATGTTTTTGGACATACCATCATAGAGCTTGCCGAATTAAATGATAAAATAGTAGGCATTACACCGGCCATGCTTTCAGGTTCATCATTGAAATTTATGATGGAAAAGATGCCGCACCGTACATTTGATGTCGGTATTTGCGAACAGCATGCCGTTACGTTATCGGCGGGCATGGCCACACAGGGCCTAAAAGTTTTTTGCAATATCTATTCTTCCTTTATGCAGAGGGGATATGATCAAATGATCCATGATGTGGTTTTACAAAAATTACCCGTCATCTTTTGTTTAGACCGTGGTGGTTTGGTAGGCGAAGATGGGCCTACGCACCATGGCATTTATGATATTGCGTATTCCCGTTGTTTGCCTGGCGTAATCATCAGTTCCCCAATGAACGAATCCGAGCTTCGCAACCTCATGTATACCGCACAACTGGACAAAACAGACCAGCCATTTATTGTTCGTTATCCCAGAGGACGGGGGGTGATGCCAGAGTGGAGAAAGCCTTTTGAGGAAATAGAAATTGGAAAAGGAAGGATCATCAGGGAAGGAGCAGATATCGCTATTCTAAGCTTTGGTCACCCTGGGAATTTTGCGAATGATGCCTGCCTGGATTTGGAGAAAGAAGGAATCTATTCAGGTCTTTTTGATATGAGGTTTGTGAAACCACTAGATAAAGATCTACTCCACCATGTGTTTCAGAACTATACGCATATCATTACTGTAGAAGATGGCTGTAAGGTTGGCGGGTTCGGAACAGCAGTAGCCGAATTTAGGACTGAATATAAGTATCAGGCCGACTTACAGATCCTTGGTGTACCAGACCAGATTGTTGAGCATGGAAAAGTGGAGGAACTGTATAGAGAATGCATGTACGATAAAGAAGGAATCATGTACACGGTGAGAGCGTCGAAAGCATCGATAATGTCTTTAAGGAAAGAAGTATTAACCGCTAGATTCTAGAAACGTGAAAGCATTTAATATTCCTGAAATTTATAGAAGCGAATTCATTACGACCATAAAAAAAGGCAGACAGGAGAAGGACCGCTTAAAAAGAGATTTTATGCCATCCATACTTGATTTTGGTAAAGTCAGGATCCATCTCGCCCGTCATTTTGGATTCTGTTTTGGTGTGGAGAATGCCATAGAGATTGCCTATGCGGCTATTAAAGAGAATCCGGGTAAAAAGATCTATTTGTTAAGTGAGATCATTCACAATTCGCATGTCAATATGGCTTTACAGGAGAATGGGGTTCGGTTTATTATGGATACCGCAGGAAATCAGCTTATCCCATGGGATGAAATCAAAAGAGAAGACGTCATCATTATTCCTGCTTTTGGTACCACCCTGGAAATGGAGCGTATTTTAAAGGCAAAAAAAATTCAGCAGATCTATTATAAGAGCAAGTGCCCTTTTGTGGAAAAAGTATGGACCAGGGTTTCCCAGATTGCTAATAACGATTATACCGTCATCGTGCATGGAAAGCCTGATCATGAAGAGACCAGGGCCACATTCTCACACAGTAAAAGCGTAGCACCTTCGGTAATCATCAAAGATCTGCAGGAGGCCATATTACTGGCCGATTTTATTCTTGACAGAAGACCTCCGGATGAGTTTGCAAAGGTCTTCAAGGACAGGTATTCTGAGGGATTTAATGTCATGCAGGATTTAACCCGGATAGGAGTGGTTAATCAGACGACTTTACTGGCCAGCGATACCCAGGAAATAGCCGACTATTTAATGCAAACCATGAGAGAGAAATACGGCATAAATGAGGAGGATACCTCAGCTCATTTCGCAAACATGAAAGATACCCTTTGCTATGCGACAAATGACAATCAAAGTGCAGTGATCAGTATGTTGTCCTTAGATGCAGACCTGGCCATTGTCGTAGGAGGGTATAATAGTTCAAATACCTCCCATCTGGTGGAGTTGTGTGAAGAAAAAGTGCCTACCTACTTTATTTCCTCTAGCGACAGTATGGTCTCTGACGACAAAATTATTCATTGGGACATTCATTACCAAAGGTTAAAGGTTACCTCTTCCTATCTGCCAGACAAAGATGCAGTGGTGATCCACTTAACCAGTGGCGCTTCCTGTCCGGATATTCTGATTGAAAATGTGATCATTAAACTGCTTTCCTTTTACAATTTATCGTTGAATTAATACTCAAAATCAGCCCTATGACGATAATGTGCCCATCAAATAAAGCTGCAATATTAAAAACAAAGCGACAATGAATTTATAAATTAAAAGAAACCTATTATGAATGCACACATGCTTTCCCGATTTCATTACCCTTTCCCCATGCTTAAGAATCCTTCAGCAGATGCGCTGCAGGAAATTACGGACAATGAGTGGATTGATGGGGAGTACCTATGGCTGTACAGGGATGATCCAGATACCAGGCAGAAGTATAAGAAAACCAAAACTGCCCATATCGCCTCTCAATGGTTCCCCACAGCCAGTCCGGAGCGTTTAAAACCCATTTGCAGGTTCATGTTATGGACACTGTATAATGACGATAAATATGAAGAAGGAACCCCGGAGGAAAGCCGGCTTGTTCATCAGCGGTCTGTGGATGTACTCAGAGGGAATCTGACTGCTGAACAAGCCCAGATCCCTTTAGGCGGTTTGCTGGCGTCCCTGAGGAAGGAACTCCTGCAGTTTATTCCGGTCGAATCGTTGCATCGTTTTATTGCTGCACTGGATAAGTACTTTAAGGGCCTGGAGCAGGAACTCATTTACAAATCTAAAAAAGCCTTTCCAACTATAGAGGAATGTATTGCTATCCGCGAGGATTCGCTCTGCCTTTTTCCATTTTTGGAACTGGCAGATGTAGAAACGAAACTACCCTTGCCAGCTGATATTTATGGGCATCCGGTGATACAACGGCTTAAAACCCTGGCCAGTCAAATGATGGTTTATTTTAATGAGGTACAATCTGTGATCAAGGATGAAGCAACCGATAGCATTTATTATAACGTGGTCAAAGTGATTCAGCATAACCGGAACATTTCTTTAGAGGAAGCATGCCTGGAGGATCTTCGCATCCACAATGAAGCGCTGGAAGAGTTTGTTCATCTGCAACAATCTTTACCCGATTTCGGGGAATGGCACGATGCAGTCGTGAACCGGGTTCATTATATCAGTATGACCCTGAGCGGATGGAAGAATGTGTCATCAAAAATGGAACGGTACAATTCGTTGAATGGGTTTCCTTCAGCAGAAAGAGTGAAATCAATAATCGTTCCTCATCAATTCTTTGTAAAATAACTAAGTGAACAGTTAAATTAAACATACCTCTAAAAAAAATGAAACCGGAAGAATATAATTCAAAAGATTACCTGCCACGTGGCCATTATCCCTGGCCAGACCTTATTAACCCGCATGCGGAGCAAATGGGAAAAGATATGGACGGATGGATCGACAATGACTACACTTTCCTGACGGAAAAACAGCGTGAAATATATAAGAAAATGAGGCTGCACATGTGCACTGCGCGTATGTGGCCGGACTTAACCTATGAGCAGAGTATTCCCTGCAACAGGTTCATGCTCCAGTATGTCGCTCTTGATGATCAGGTGGAACATTCATCCCTGGAGGAAATCCAACAGTTAAGGATTCGTTGTGTAGACATTCTCAAAGGGGCCCGGCCTGGACCGGAAGAAAATGCACTCTATCAGCATATGGCCTTGATCAGGGATGAATTCCGCGCTTTGATGCCTGATATATGGGTGGAGCGTTTTATTTATTATTTCTATCAATCCTTCAGATATGGGATTGAATTGGAGTATCCTTATAAAATAGCGCAGCGCCCGCCGTCGCTCACGCTTTTCAAAACCATTCGTGAGTATTCTGTTCTTATGCGCCCATATCTGATCTTAGGTGAAATTGAATCGGGACTTGTCCTGCCGGAACATATTTTTGAGCATATTGTTGTTCAAAAAATGATATCTCATATGACCTTGGTTGTTGCCTGGCAAAATGACATTCATTCCCTGCCAAAAGAAATGGCAAAGGGAACAGAAGTTTTTAACCTGGTCTTTGTATTACAGCAGGAATATAATCTTTCACTGAAGGAGGCCTGCGAGCAGGCATTTCGCATCCATAATGAAGAATTGGCAAAAGCGCTTGCCTTACACGCTGAGTATCGTGAGTTTGGTGAATTTCAGGAGCATGTAGACAAATTCGTCTATTATGCGGGAGTCGGGCTTCAGGGAGTGAATTCTTTTTATCTGGAAACAGAAAGATACCGGCATGGAGGAGTAGGTTTTGCCTGGCCGGAGAATAATGCGGTTGCAGAATAATACACCAAATCAGAACGCTACAAAAAACCTTTAAATGTCACGATTTAGAGGTTTTTTTCGTTTTGTTCCTATTAAAGAAAAGCAAGGGAGAAGATCCGCCTTTTAATTAATATCTGATTATGGAGATCGATTACTTTATTACTCGTTTGCCCTGAATTGCGTAGTGATTTTTCAGGTATTTTACCGACAAAGAGATTTGATTCTCAACCGTCCTTTTTGAAATGGAAAGTTTAACGGCTATTTCGGAATTGCTGAGCTGTCCGAATTTGCTTAGTAAAAAGATCTCTTTACATCGTTCAGGTAAGCCATTAAGTAAACCATTGATGCGGGAGTGGATTTCAGTATTAATCATGTCGGTTTCGCCGGCATTGCGCTCGACGTTATTATTTTCGAACATTTCGTAACTGTTCACGTAAACCAGGTTGTTGTTTTTTCTGGCCTTAAGGACGTTATAAACACGGAAACGAGCGGCTGAAGCAAGGTAGTTTTTAAAGATTAAAATATTAGAAACACCTCTTTTAAGCCAGATATTTAAGAAAATGTCGTTTACAATTTCCAGGCAGGCATCCTGATCATGGAGGTAGAAAAAAGCTTTCTTATAGACTAGCGCCCAATACCTTTCATAAAGCATATCAAATGCCTTCCTGTCGTCCCGTTTAACCGCGGAGAACAGTTCTTCATCTGTGAGCTGCGTTAATGCCATTTTGAGTTAGGTATAGTTTGGTTATTGAAATATAAAAAAAGGTTTTTTTATTCACCTTACCAAAAAAATATTAAAGTTATGTGAGTTGTTGAAGAACTTGTTGTCTATACACATACCAAATATATCCATGACACAAGAAGAATTCGACATACTTTATGAGCGTTGCACCTCGGGGAAAGCGAGCCTGGAAGAACAGAAACTGTTTGAGGAATACAATGATCTGTTTGATTTATCCGATATTCCCTGGACAGCCGAAATGGGTGATTACCAGCTCACCCGGCAGCGGTTCCTAAAAGATCTTGACGAGCGGTTAACCCTAAGCGAGCCTAAAAAACTTAAAAAATGGCATTGGTCTGTTGCGGCCTCCATTGTCATCGCCATCGGTATTGGGTTTATCTTTATTAAATATTTCGACGAGCCTGGAAAGGCTAAGCCAATGGTGGCAGCGGTTGCTATTGAGCCGGGACGAGACAAGGCTACGCTTATTTTATCCGATGGCCATCAGGTATTGTTAAAGGATTCAGGAAAAGACCTGATTTCCGAAAACGCGTATGTGACCATTTCAAAAGACCGTGATAACACGCTGACCTATCAAAGCAATAACGAAGCTGGCGGAGGGGGTAAAGAGCTCTTCAATACACTGATTACCCCGCGTGGGGGGCAGTATGCATTGGTACTTGCTGATGGTACCAGGGTGTGGTTAAATGCGGACAGCAAATTAGTGTTTCCCATCAACTTCAACGGAAAGGAACGCATTGTTCAGCTAACCGGCGAGGCCTATTTTGAAGTGGTGAAAAATAAGTCAAAGCCTTTTAAGGTGGTCACAGATCAAAAAACAGTGGAGGTACTTGGAACCAGCTTTAACGTAAGTGCTTATAGCAATGAATCCTATCAAACCACTTTACTGAGTGGCCTGGTTAAAATGAGATTTGGGGTCGGTTCCGCAATTATGTTAAATCCGGGAAATCAGGCGATGCTGAATTCGAAGCAATCATTTGATGTATCGGCGGTAAATGCCGAAGATGCGATTGCATGGAAAAAAGGAATTTTTCTTTTCAAGAATGAGAACATACAGACTGTAATGCAAAAAATTGCCCGATGGTACGATGTTGAAGTTGAATATAAGGGTGATGTTTACCGGAAAAAGCTCGGTGGCTCAGTATCCAGATACGAGAAACTTGATGAGTTGCTGAAAACCATTGAATTAACCGGAAAAGTTCAATTTAAAATCCAGGGAAGGAGGGTGACTGTTATGCCGTAGGTCGATCTAAATATATGCGGTATGGACCTAAAAAGGCTAGAGGTGTTACAGCACCCCCAACCCTTTGCCCATAAGGCATTTGTTCGTTAAATTATCCATCCTTTCAGAAAATAATAACCAACAACCAAATGTATAACATTTTTACCGAAATGCATCGGCGGAAGCCGCTATGCACTTATTCGAAGCTTTTTTTTACGACGAAAAGTATCATCATCCTGTTGTTTGTCAGTTTTTTGCACACAACTGCGAATGCTCAGCAAAAAATTTCACTGACCATTAAGGACGCTCCTTTAGAGCAGGTATTTACTTTGCTTCGTCAGCAGACAAATTATAACTTTCTCTATGATGCCGATGACCTGAATAACGCGAATAAGGTTAGCCTTTCTGTCCAAGGTGCCTCCTTATCAGAAATTCTAAACAAATGTTTCCAGGACCAGCCTTTAACTTATATCATCAACGATAAAAATACGGTTGTCATCAAAAGGAAGCCGCTCTCTTCCACTCAAAAAACACAGCCTCGAACCGTCGGAGGGAAAGTGACCAATGAAAAGAATCAGCCGATCGCAGGGGTCACCGTAAGCGTAAAAAATGCGCGAACTTCTGTTGTGACAAATAAGAACGGGGCTTATCAGATTGTTTTACCTGGTCAGACCGCCACATTGGTATACTCTATGGTAGGCTACATGCAGGAAGAACGAAAAGTAGATACGGCTAATGTCATCAATGTGATGCTAAACGTAAGTGTGGGCGAATTAGATCAGGTTGTGGTAGTTGGTTTTGGCACACAGCGGCGTGCATCTGTTGTTGGTGCGATCACCACCATCGATCCAAAGGAACTGAAAATAGGCACGAGCCGTTCCATGAGCAATAACCTGGCCGGTCAATTAGCTGGCGTTATTGGTATCCAACGATCCGGAGAGCCTGGATATGACAATTCGAATTTTTGGATCAGGGGAATCAGTACATTTGGTGGGAACAGAAATCCGCTGGTGCTGGTGGATGGGGTTGAACGCTCACTGGACAACATGGACCCTGAAGAGATCGAATCGTTTTCCATCCTTAAGGATGCGGCGGCCAGTGCAGTCTATGGCGTAAGGGGTGCGAATGGCGTGATATTAATCAACACAAAAAGGGGTAAAGTGAGCAAGCCAAATGTTTCATTAAAGTATGAACAGGGCTTCACACAACCCATACAGTTGCCCGATTTTGTGGATGCAGCGACTTATCTGGAGATCATGAACAACATACGGAAAGAAAGGGGTGAAAACGGGCTTTATACCCAGGAGCGCATTGATAATACCCGCAACCGCGTAGACCCGGATCTTTATCCTGATGTAAACTGGCTGGATGCGATATTGAAAGACAAGGCGGCCAATTCCCGCGCAAATATGACTGTTTCCGGAGGCTCCAATATCTTACGGTATTCCCTGGTTTCATCCTATTACGGTGAGCAGGGGCTTATTGAACGGGATCCAAATCAGGCATGGGATTCCTCTTCCAAGCTGCAGCGGTTCAATGTCCGTTCCAATGTAGATATCAATATTACTCCTTCAACGCTTTTCAGGCTCAATATCGGAGGTTATATGCAGGACCGGCAACGTGCACCTCAAAGTGTTGACGATTTATTCCAGCAAGCTTTTACCATTCCGCCGTTTGTTCACCCTACAGTATACTCGTCCGGAGAAATCCCCCGTACCCCTGAAAGAACCAATCCCTGGGCTCTGGCCACACAGCGGGGATATGAGCGGTTTAGTGCGAGCAAGCTTGAATCGTTATTTTCATTAGAGCAGGATCTTGGTTTTGTCATACCAGGGCTGAAGGCCCGGGGACTATTTTCGTTTGACCGGTACTCGAATACTTCCGTTACACGGAGCAAAGATCCCGATTATTACAACCCTGCAACGGGAAGGGATCAGGACGGCAATCTGAAGCTGGTCATCGACAGATACGGGCAGCAATTTCTGGGCTATTCCACGGGATCAGACTGGGGAGACAAAAGCACCTATGTTGAAGGAACATTATTTTACAATAAAGCTATTGGTAATCACAACATCGAATCAATGTTCTTGTACAATATGCGCAATTATGACAACGGTTCCATTTTGCCTTTTCGCAACCAGGGTATTGCCGGCAGGTTTTCCTATAACTACAATAATCGTTATATCGCTGAATTCAATTTCGGTTATAACGGATCGGAGAACTTTGCACGGGGAAAACGTTTTGGCTTCTTTCCTTCTGTTGCCCTGGGCTGGTATTTATCTGAAGAACCTTTCATGGAACGATTTCGGGGCACGTTTTCCAAAATCAAGTTCAGGGGGTCCTACGGTCTGGTGGGTAATGATAACCTGGATGGCAGGCGATTCGCTTATATTACAACCATTGGTGAAACGGGCGGATACCGTTGGGGCATAAATAATGATTTTTCCCGTACCGGACGGCGTGAGGGAGATCTGGGCAATCCGAACCTAACCTGGGAGACAGTCGCTAAATCCAATGTAGGTATAGAACTGGGGCTATGGAATACAATAGAATTGCAAATGGACTTTTTTAAGGAGCTCAGGAGTGACATCTTTATGCAGAGACGTTCGATACCGGGCTCGAGTGGCTTTGTCAGCATTCCATGGGCGAACTACGGTAAGGTAGAGAACCGGGGAATAGACATGTCAGTTAATGTCAATAAACAACTCAGTAAAAATTTCTTCTTATCCGTGAGAGGTACCTTAACTTATGCTGCAAACCGCATTTTAGAGCAGGATGAGCCCAGCGCTATTATAGGCACCAGCAGGTCATCAACGGGCAAACCTATCGGGCAGTTATTTGGATTGGTTGCAGACGGTCTTTTCACAGAAGGAGATTTCGCCAATGTAGGAGGAGGGCAACTGGCTCCTCATGTGCCAAAACATACTTTTGGTCCGGTACGCCCCGGAGATATTAAATACAAGGACTTAAATGGCGACGGTTTGATCAATACCTTGGATCGAAGAGCAATTGGTGGTACCGAAGATCCTCAGTTAATCTATGGTGCCGGGGCCAATCTTCGTTACAAGGCGTTTGAATTCGGTTTCTTTTTCCAGGCAATAGGTAAGACCGATCGCGTGATTGGTGGAGCTAACTTTATTCCAGGAAGCGGTAATGGCTCCCTGGGTAATATTTATGCTAATGTACAAGACCGTTGGACTGTGGATAATCCGAGACAAGATGTGTTTTACCCGCGTCTTTCTGACTACCAAAGCGCAAACAACAATGAAGCCTCTACCTGGTGGCTACGTGATATGAGTCTGATCAGGCTGCGAAACATTGAAGTAGGATATAACCTGCCACAAAATTTAATGAATAGGGTAGGCGTAAGGAACCTACGGTTATTTCTTCGTGGGAATAACCTGCTTACCATTTCAGAGTTCAAGCTATGGGATCCGGAGTTGGGGGTAAACAACGGACTGCGGTATCCGGTGATGAAGTCTGTTTCATTTGGGGTAGAGATCAATTTTAAATAACAATGAACCTAATAACTTCTAAAATGACTAGAATATTCAAATACATGTTCGCAACGTTAGTTGTGGTATCTTTTACTTCATGCAAAAAATATTTGGACAGGATGCCGGATGATCAGCTTACGCTCGAGATGATTTTTAAGGACAAGACAAGAACAGAGGACTGGTTAGCCGGTATTTATACCAATATTCCTGATCCTTATTGGGGGTATACCCGCGATATTGCCTTTGATGCACTGGCCGATGATCTCGCTCCATCTACTGGTTGGGAACAGTTTGGCTGGACGGTGGTGTCTAAGCAAAACGGCAACTGGAACTCTACAAGTGAGTGGACACCCAATTATTGGTCTGAGCTTCCCCGGCGGATTCGGGCAGCACATATATTAATCGAAAATGTGAAGCCAAATCCGGCACAACTCGTAACAGAAGCCGATGTGGCACTGATGCGTTATGAGGCCCGGTTTCTGATCGCTTAT
This region of Pedobacter steynii genomic DNA includes:
- the dxs gene encoding 1-deoxy-D-xylulose-5-phosphate synthase, with translation MKTKLKLSLLDHINYPADLRKMRVSQLPQVCEELRSFIIDTVSLNGGHFGASLGTVELTTALHYVMNTPYDQLIWDVGHQAYGHKILTGRKPFFDTNRKHKGISGFPRRDESEYDTFGTGHSSTSISAALGMALAAKQKGEHDKQHVAVIGDGAMTAGLAFEALNHAGIAGTNLIVILNDNCMSIDPNVGALKEYLTHLTLSKAYNKIRRKVGNTLNKIPVVGEFSKDVLNHAKAGLKSAFAEQANFFEALNMRYFGPVDGHDVIKLTAILADLKQIPGPKLLHVMTTKGKGFLPAEEEKTLWHFPGLFDKVTGEIHKKASTTLQPPKYQDVFGHTIIELAELNDKIVGITPAMLSGSSLKFMMEKMPHRTFDVGICEQHAVTLSAGMATQGLKVFCNIYSSFMQRGYDQMIHDVVLQKLPVIFCLDRGGLVGEDGPTHHGIYDIAYSRCLPGVIISSPMNESELRNLMYTAQLDKTDQPFIVRYPRGRGVMPEWRKPFEEIEIGKGRIIREGADIAILSFGHPGNFANDACLDLEKEGIYSGLFDMRFVKPLDKDLLHHVFQNYTHIITVEDGCKVGGFGTAVAEFRTEYKYQADLQILGVPDQIVEHGKVEELYRECMYDKEGIMYTVRASKASIMSLRKEVLTARF
- a CDS encoding 4-hydroxy-3-methylbut-2-enyl diphosphate reductase, with the protein product MKAFNIPEIYRSEFITTIKKGRQEKDRLKRDFMPSILDFGKVRIHLARHFGFCFGVENAIEIAYAAIKENPGKKIYLLSEIIHNSHVNMALQENGVRFIMDTAGNQLIPWDEIKREDVIIIPAFGTTLEMERILKAKKIQQIYYKSKCPFVEKVWTRVSQIANNDYTVIVHGKPDHEETRATFSHSKSVAPSVIIKDLQEAILLADFILDRRPPDEFAKVFKDRYSEGFNVMQDLTRIGVVNQTTLLASDTQEIADYLMQTMREKYGINEEDTSAHFANMKDTLCYATNDNQSAVISMLSLDADLAIVVGGYNSSNTSHLVELCEEKVPTYFISSSDSMVSDDKIIHWDIHYQRLKVTSSYLPDKDAVVIHLTSGASCPDILIENVIIKLLSFYNLSLN
- a CDS encoding terpene synthase family protein, which encodes MNAHMLSRFHYPFPMLKNPSADALQEITDNEWIDGEYLWLYRDDPDTRQKYKKTKTAHIASQWFPTASPERLKPICRFMLWTLYNDDKYEEGTPEESRLVHQRSVDVLRGNLTAEQAQIPLGGLLASLRKELLQFIPVESLHRFIAALDKYFKGLEQELIYKSKKAFPTIEECIAIREDSLCLFPFLELADVETKLPLPADIYGHPVIQRLKTLASQMMVYFNEVQSVIKDEATDSIYYNVVKVIQHNRNISLEEACLEDLRIHNEALEEFVHLQQSLPDFGEWHDAVVNRVHYISMTLSGWKNVSSKMERYNSLNGFPSAERVKSIIVPHQFFVK
- a CDS encoding terpene synthase family protein, whose translation is MKPEEYNSKDYLPRGHYPWPDLINPHAEQMGKDMDGWIDNDYTFLTEKQREIYKKMRLHMCTARMWPDLTYEQSIPCNRFMLQYVALDDQVEHSSLEEIQQLRIRCVDILKGARPGPEENALYQHMALIRDEFRALMPDIWVERFIYYFYQSFRYGIELEYPYKIAQRPPSLTLFKTIREYSVLMRPYLILGEIESGLVLPEHIFEHIVVQKMISHMTLVVAWQNDIHSLPKEMAKGTEVFNLVFVLQQEYNLSLKEACEQAFRIHNEELAKALALHAEYREFGEFQEHVDKFVYYAGVGLQGVNSFYLETERYRHGGVGFAWPENNAVAE
- a CDS encoding sigma-70 family RNA polymerase sigma factor encodes the protein MALTQLTDEELFSAVKRDDRKAFDMLYERYWALVYKKAFFYLHDQDACLEIVNDIFLNIWLKRGVSNILIFKNYLASAARFRVYNVLKARKNNNLVYVNSYEMFENNNVERNAGETDMINTEIHSRINGLLNGLPERCKEIFLLSKFGQLSNSEIAVKLSISKRTVENQISLSVKYLKNHYAIQGKRVIK
- a CDS encoding FecR family protein yields the protein MTQEEFDILYERCTSGKASLEEQKLFEEYNDLFDLSDIPWTAEMGDYQLTRQRFLKDLDERLTLSEPKKLKKWHWSVAASIVIAIGIGFIFIKYFDEPGKAKPMVAAVAIEPGRDKATLILSDGHQVLLKDSGKDLISENAYVTISKDRDNTLTYQSNNEAGGGGKELFNTLITPRGGQYALVLADGTRVWLNADSKLVFPINFNGKERIVQLTGEAYFEVVKNKSKPFKVVTDQKTVEVLGTSFNVSAYSNESYQTTLLSGLVKMRFGVGSAIMLNPGNQAMLNSKQSFDVSAVNAEDAIAWKKGIFLFKNENIQTVMQKIARWYDVEVEYKGDVYRKKLGGSVSRYEKLDELLKTIELTGKVQFKIQGRRVTVMP
- a CDS encoding TonB-dependent receptor, coding for MYNIFTEMHRRKPLCTYSKLFFTTKSIIILLFVSFLHTTANAQQKISLTIKDAPLEQVFTLLRQQTNYNFLYDADDLNNANKVSLSVQGASLSEILNKCFQDQPLTYIINDKNTVVIKRKPLSSTQKTQPRTVGGKVTNEKNQPIAGVTVSVKNARTSVVTNKNGAYQIVLPGQTATLVYSMVGYMQEERKVDTANVINVMLNVSVGELDQVVVVGFGTQRRASVVGAITTIDPKELKIGTSRSMSNNLAGQLAGVIGIQRSGEPGYDNSNFWIRGISTFGGNRNPLVLVDGVERSLDNMDPEEIESFSILKDAAASAVYGVRGANGVILINTKRGKVSKPNVSLKYEQGFTQPIQLPDFVDAATYLEIMNNIRKERGENGLYTQERIDNTRNRVDPDLYPDVNWLDAILKDKAANSRANMTVSGGSNILRYSLVSSYYGEQGLIERDPNQAWDSSSKLQRFNVRSNVDINITPSTLFRLNIGGYMQDRQRAPQSVDDLFQQAFTIPPFVHPTVYSSGEIPRTPERTNPWALATQRGYERFSASKLESLFSLEQDLGFVIPGLKARGLFSFDRYSNTSVTRSKDPDYYNPATGRDQDGNLKLVIDRYGQQFLGYSTGSDWGDKSTYVEGTLFYNKAIGNHNIESMFLYNMRNYDNGSILPFRNQGIAGRFSYNYNNRYIAEFNFGYNGSENFARGKRFGFFPSVALGWYLSEEPFMERFRGTFSKIKFRGSYGLVGNDNLDGRRFAYITTIGETGGYRWGINNDFSRTGRREGDLGNPNLTWETVAKSNVGIELGLWNTIELQMDFFKELRSDIFMQRRSIPGSSGFVSIPWANYGKVENRGIDMSVNVNKQLSKNFFLSVRGTLTYAANRILEQDEPSAIIGTSRSSTGKPIGQLFGLVADGLFTEGDFANVGGGQLAPHVPKHTFGPVRPGDIKYKDLNGDGLINTLDRRAIGGTEDPQLIYGAGANLRYKAFEFGFFFQAIGKTDRVIGGANFIPGSGNGSLGNIYANVQDRWTVDNPRQDVFYPRLSDYQSANNNEASTWWLRDMSLIRLRNIEVGYNLPQNLMNRVGVRNLRLFLRGNNLLTISEFKLWDPELGVNNGLRYPVMKSVSFGVEINFK